The nucleotide sequence AGGAGTTATACCAGGTACGCTAAGACGAGGGACTAAACTTGTCTGGTTTGATGAGTTAAAAGTGTAAGATGTATGATTTCGAGAGTTTAAGGACGGAATCTTCACTTCCAAAGAATTGAGTCGCAAAAATAGACTTTTCTCCTCACTAAAATGGGTGTGATACCCGCTTGTTATGATTCTAGTATTTTCTTTAATCATGATTCGCTTGTAGTTAACTTGATGTCTTTCTATCTAAAAATAGCTTTCTATCTTTCTATTTGTAGTTAAGTTTGTGATGAACGACGTGTTCTTTTTCTGAAAAGGACTTGAATCTTTTATAAAGATTCATCCGAAATACAAATACACCCTCAATATAATAAAAATTACACTGAGATCCCTAGACCACTACCGTCACCACCAGGATGAGCTAATGACATGTTGTTTTCGTTGTTGCCATATCGGAGCAGGCCTAATCTTGTCGATGACAACTGAGAAGTCTTCGAGCACGTGCCCTTGAGAACAGGCACCCCAAAGCCGTTGTTGCCACCGTTGAACCCTTGAATCAATCTGCAGTACCTAACATCAGATCTCGCTCATGCAAACACACAACAAGTAACCCTAACCTTGACCACCCTGAGGTAATGACATGGATCTATGAAGGAGCTCGGTCATCTTTGTCCCGATGGACGAATTCAAGGTGCATTGGAGGCAGGAAGACCATTTTGACAACGATGATCTGTCATCCGCCGAGTGCCGCCTCCGCAAAGACCTAACCCTAACCTATCTACTAGCTAGAGCTGCCTCCCCGCCACCAGCTGCCGGAGCGGTAGGCAGAGGTTGAGGGGATGTGCTCCGCCCTAGTTGCCTGGTTTGTTTGGTTGTAAAGTTAAGGGATGAAAATTAGCCTGTGGTTTGTGAAAACTAGATAACTTTTTTACTCTCATCTCCATCAACGGATTTCTCTTCTTCAAGAGCAGAAGATTCAAGAAATTACAAATCCTGACTACGCACAACCTACAATCCCCGGTACACACTCTActaacaagtactccctctgtaaactaatataagagcgtttagatcactattttagtaatctaaacactcttatattagtttacggaggaagtacTACTATGGCCTTCTACAGTGCCCGGCATGGCATACGGCATACGGTCTATAATAACATGGGCACATACACGTGACACCATGGCATCATACCCCTCTTGACGCCATGCACGCGTCACGCGACCACCACCGGGGCCCGGCCGAAGTCGAAGCTCAGCATGGACGCCCTGAACTTGGGCTGCTtctccggcggcggcagcgagcCGGCGGCCACCGCGTCGAGCGCCGGCGGCGCCTCCCGCTCGGAGGTGCCGAGCCACTTGGACTGCATGTACTTGTGCTTCCTCCAGGGGCCCAGGTGCATGTTGTTCTCCTTCATGCACTGCTTGGCGGCGGCGCACATGGCCTTGACGACGGCGCGCAGCCGGTCGGCGCGGCCGACGAACGCCTCCGGGAGCGCGGCCACCAGCGCGCCGTAGCCGCCGCCGGCGCGCGCCACCTCGAACTCGGCCCGGAAGCTCGGCTCCACCACCACCCGCGCCGCCTTGCCGCTCCGCGTCTGCAGCACCACGTCCACGTAGCTGTGCTCGCCTGCACGTCACAGATCGACCAGGGAGGAAAACGTCAGCTTCGATCGACACCAAACTTTTTGCTTAGCAGACGACGTGCGGTTTTCGGGTTGGCATGTGTCGTTTTGTCGTGCGGTTTTGGAAGTGTTCTTAAACGTGGTGTAATAACATCTGGTCGACTGGTCTGGTCGGGATAGGTGCAATGCAAGTTCATGTCACGGGCGGCCAGGAAATAATGGAGACGGCGACGGGTGCCTGACACTAATTTACTTGGAAGCGTCCGTTTCTTTGGGCGTAGGATGACCAGGTCCATGTGAGGCATGCATGTGACATTTTTTAGAATTGACAAGTTACTACTACATCCTTTTCCCACACACTTTTAATTTAAAGTTCTAGTACTATGGTTATGGTTAGTAGGCGAATATGACAAGTTGCTACTACTACTTTTTCTTACCCACTTCTTTAACGAGAAGTTCTACTACTATGGTTAGTAGGCGAATATGCTTCCGGCGTTCATCAACTCTAAACAGCGCAACAAAACGAAGAACACTTCATCAGAATTCAGAAGGATCAAAACACGGATCCCTCGAATCGGCACGACGGGTCAGACGTCCCTAGACCACACGGTTTACAGGCCAACCGGGCATGCACTTTTCTGCTGGAACTGAACAGCCAGCTCTTTCACTAAATTAATTACGCCGTCTGAAGATTATCTTAGGAGGAACCCAACCACTGTGTCTCGAAAGCAACCAGTTACCTGAGGGGATATCCAGGGACCGCGCCCACTTGGACCTGCAGACGGCGCCGTTGTACCCGGCGTCGCGGAGCCGCTCCACGACGTGCCGCAGCATGCAGCTCCGGCAGTCaccggccgccgcccgcctcgcgcaGGAGCAGACGGCCCCGGCCCCCGCGGGGGCGCGCATCCTCTCCACGGCCTCCTCCGTCACCGCCCGGATCCTGCTCTCGGCCGTGCTGGTCTTGCCCAAAGCCTCCTGCAAGCAGACATGGCGTCTCTCCCGTCAGGACTCGCGTGCGATCACACGAATTGGCTACGGAACGGAGGAGGAAAACTTACGTGAAGCTGCGAGTGCTGGGCGCGCCAGAAGGCCTTGCTCTCGGCGGAACCGCCGCCGCTGGATCCCTCCTCATCGTCGTCTTCCTCGTCGTTCTCCGGCCACCTCTCCGTCTCTCCCTCCTCCAGGAAGCTCAGCACCATGTTCGACAAGCTCATGTCGCCATCCATCGCCTCTTCCACAACCATTCTGAGTGTATGTCTGTGTGCTTTGGGCTTGTGATCTCTTGGCTGGCTGCTTGATCGCCACCAGCTGGGTGTGTGATCCTTTCTCTGTGCTGTTCAGATGTTAGCTCAACGGTGCTCTGATCCGACCCCTTCCACCCCGGGGTGGCTATAAATACGGGCCGCCGGGAGTGTCGGGCGGACGTGGAGAATGGGCAGCGGTGAAGCTGTGGGTGGTGGTACTGTTGGGGTGGGGCCTGTGATGAAGATGAGACGATCGGAGACGGGATTAGTGGGGCCGGGTTGTTGGTTGGCGCACGGGAACAGCACGGATCCACGTCAGGGACCAAGCCGGATTCTATGCGCGCGACGTCGAGCCGTCCGTTTCGTAACGCTTGCCACATCCAAGACAAATACTTCCTTCGTGTGTAAGACtagtcg is from Triticum aestivum cultivar Chinese Spring chromosome 3A, IWGSC CS RefSeq v2.1, whole genome shotgun sequence and encodes:
- the LOC123058518 gene encoding uncharacterized protein, whose amino-acid sequence is MVVEEAMDGDMSLSNMVLSFLEEGETERWPENDEEDDDEEGSSGGGSAESKAFWRAQHSQLHEALGKTSTAESRIRAVTEEAVERMRAPAGAGAVCSCARRAAAGDCRSCMLRHVVERLRDAGYNGAVCRSKWARSLDIPSGEHSYVDVVLQTRSGKAARVVVEPSFRAEFEVARAGGGYGALVAALPEAFVGRADRLRAVVKAMCAAAKQCMKENNMHLGPWRKHKYMQSKWLGTSEREAPPALDAVAAGSLPPPEKQPKFRASMLSFDFGRAPVVVA